One genomic window of Moorella glycerini includes the following:
- the ilvB gene encoding biosynthetic-type acetolactate synthase large subunit has product MGQETRVRTGARAVMEVLQAEEVELVFGYPGGAVLPLYHELARTSIRHILVRQEQNAVHAASGYARASGKTGVCFATSGPGATNLVTGIATAYMDSVPVVIFTGQVPTSQVGSDAFQETDITGITIPITKHNYLVKDGEELPRIVKEAFYIASTGRPGPVLVDLPKDVALALCQTPVPEKVELRGYKPTYQGHPGQLRALAKLLQEAERPVLFAGGGVVASGAEGYLRELAEKIQAPVATSLTGLGAFPEDNPLALGMVGLHGKPCANHAVMECDLLVGLGVRFDDRVTGAIEKFAPQAKIAHVDIDPAEIGKNVRVDLPLVGDISCVLKELLPLVEPATHPTWLERVKTLRNNYPLTYGRGGEVRPQWVIERLGEMTRGRAIITTDVGQHQMWAALFYGYTEPRTFISSCGLGTMGYGLPAAIGAALARPDRQVWVITGDGSFQMGMAELGTAVEQGLPLKILLFNNQSLAMVRQLQHFYYERQYTAVKFTGNPDFVRLAECYGATGLRITKQEEVVPVLARAMQNDGLTLIECLISEEEMVYPMVLNGAALNEMLLPE; this is encoded by the coding sequence ATGGGACAGGAGACTAGGGTACGTACCGGTGCCCGGGCCGTAATGGAGGTCCTCCAGGCCGAAGAGGTGGAACTGGTCTTCGGCTATCCTGGCGGCGCCGTCCTGCCCCTGTACCATGAACTGGCCCGGACTTCCATCCGTCATATCCTGGTCCGCCAGGAGCAAAATGCCGTCCACGCCGCCAGCGGTTATGCCCGCGCCAGCGGCAAGACGGGCGTCTGTTTTGCCACCTCCGGTCCCGGGGCCACCAACCTGGTAACGGGGATTGCCACGGCCTATATGGATTCCGTCCCGGTAGTAATCTTTACCGGCCAGGTGCCCACAAGTCAGGTGGGCAGCGATGCCTTCCAGGAAACCGATATTACCGGGATCACCATTCCCATTACCAAGCATAATTACCTGGTTAAAGATGGCGAGGAACTGCCCCGTATTGTCAAAGAAGCCTTTTATATCGCCTCCACCGGTCGCCCCGGCCCGGTGCTGGTGGATCTCCCTAAAGACGTAGCCCTGGCACTCTGCCAGACACCCGTCCCGGAGAAGGTTGAGCTGCGGGGCTATAAACCTACCTACCAGGGCCACCCGGGCCAGCTCCGCGCCCTGGCAAAGCTCCTCCAGGAAGCCGAGCGGCCAGTCCTGTTTGCCGGCGGCGGGGTGGTGGCTTCCGGGGCGGAAGGATACCTGCGGGAACTGGCGGAAAAAATCCAGGCGCCGGTGGCCACCTCCCTTACCGGTCTGGGGGCTTTTCCTGAAGATAACCCCCTTGCCCTGGGGATGGTCGGCCTGCACGGCAAACCCTGTGCCAACCACGCCGTTATGGAATGCGACCTCCTGGTGGGCCTGGGGGTGCGCTTTGACGACCGGGTGACGGGGGCCATAGAAAAATTCGCGCCCCAGGCTAAAATAGCCCATGTGGATATTGACCCGGCAGAAATCGGCAAGAACGTGCGGGTCGACCTGCCCCTGGTGGGGGATATCAGCTGTGTCCTGAAGGAACTTCTGCCCCTGGTGGAGCCCGCTACGCACCCGACGTGGCTGGAGCGGGTTAAAACCCTGCGCAATAATTACCCCCTGACCTATGGCCGGGGCGGGGAGGTGCGGCCCCAGTGGGTCATCGAACGCCTGGGAGAAATGACCCGCGGCCGGGCCATCATTACCACCGACGTCGGCCAGCACCAGATGTGGGCGGCCCTCTTTTACGGCTATACTGAGCCCCGCACCTTTATTTCCTCCTGTGGCCTGGGCACCATGGGTTACGGCCTGCCGGCAGCCATCGGCGCCGCCCTGGCCCGGCCGGACAGGCAGGTGTGGGTCATTACCGGCGACGGCAGTTTCCAGATGGGGATGGCCGAGCTGGGTACGGCCGTGGAGCAGGGCTTGCCCTTGAAGATTTTGCTTTTCAACAACCAGAGCCTGGCCATGGTGCGCCAGCTGCAGCATTTTTACTACGAGCGCCAGTATACAGCGGTGAAATTTACGGGCAACCCCGATTTTGTCCGCCTGGCCGAGTGCTATGGGGCAACCGGCTTGCGTATTACTAAACAGGAAGAAGTGGTACCGGTGCTGGCCCGGGCCATGCAAAATGATGGTCTCACCCTTATTGAGTGCTTGATCAGCGAAGAGGAAATGGTTTACCCTATGGTTCTGAATGGAGCCGCCCTGAACGAAATGCTCCTACCGGAATAA
- the ilvN gene encoding acetolactate synthase small subunit, whose translation MKRTLSVLVENRPGVLTRVAGLFSRRGYNIDSLAVGRTENPSISRMTIVVDGDEQIIEQVCKQLNKLIDVIKLSDITDDPHVGRELMLIKVNADPAVRGEIMQIVDIFRARIVDIARNSLIIEATGDADKIDALENSLRPFGIREVVRTGKIAMLRGAKTKGMEASGDGTGD comes from the coding sequence GTGAAACGCACCCTTTCGGTTCTGGTGGAAAATCGCCCCGGGGTTTTAACCCGGGTGGCCGGCCTCTTCAGCCGCCGGGGTTATAATATCGACAGCCTGGCCGTAGGCCGTACGGAAAACCCCTCTATTTCCCGCATGACCATCGTGGTGGATGGCGATGAGCAGATTATCGAGCAGGTCTGCAAGCAGCTCAATAAGCTTATCGATGTCATCAAGCTCAGCGATATAACCGATGATCCCCATGTGGGCCGGGAATTGATGCTCATCAAGGTCAATGCCGACCCGGCGGTCCGGGGCGAGATTATGCAGATAGTTGACATCTTCCGGGCCCGGATCGTCGATATTGCCCGCAACAGCCTGATTATCGAAGCTACCGGCGATGCTGACAAGATTGATGCTCTGGAAAACTCCCTGCGCCCCTTTGGTATCCGGGAAGTAGTACGCACAGGTAAAATTGCCATGCTCCGGGGAGCGAAAACTAAAGGAATGGAGGCCAGCGGCGATGGGACAGGAGACTAG
- the ilvB gene encoding biosynthetic-type acetolactate synthase large subunit — METKKLTGSEIIIKALQAEGVDTVFGIPGGAVLPLYHELAVASIRHILTRHEQAAAHAAEGYARASGKPGVCIATSGPGATNLVTGITNAYMDSIPIIAITGQVSLAMIGRDSFQEADITGITMPVTKANYLVKSIKDLAATIHEAFYVATTGRPGPVLIDIPKDITTQRAAFHYPPRLRLPGYRSRVEPHPLQVAQAAAAIQAAGKPLLFIGGGVITSGAHEEVRRLAEEQDIPVIMSMMGKGAFPETHPLFVGMVGMHGTAAANYAVCETDLIIGVGVRFDDRVTGKVEAFAPRSKIIHIDIDAAEIGKVVPAHIPIVADARQALQALLARLPEKREHPAWRQRIRRWQEEHPLRYDECGLKPQYVIEELYRLTRGRAIVSTDVGQHQMWAVQYYPLERPRAFLSSCGLGTMGFGVPAAMGAAVARPDETVVAITGDGSFQMNIQELATLSHYRIPVKIILLNNGYLGMVRQWQEFFFDRRYAYSELAGNPDFVKVAEAYRLPARRVAAREEVVPALQEALETAGPFLVDILIDREENVFPMVPPGGTLNKMVTGGRQE; from the coding sequence GTGGAAACGAAAAAATTAACCGGCTCCGAAATCATCATAAAAGCCCTGCAGGCGGAAGGTGTGGATACTGTATTTGGTATCCCCGGCGGGGCGGTTTTACCCCTTTACCACGAACTGGCAGTAGCCAGCATCCGCCATATTTTAACCCGCCATGAGCAGGCAGCCGCCCATGCTGCCGAAGGCTATGCCCGGGCCAGCGGCAAACCCGGTGTCTGCATCGCTACCTCCGGTCCCGGGGCAACCAACCTGGTAACAGGGATAACCAATGCTTATATGGATTCCATTCCCATTATAGCCATTACCGGCCAGGTCAGCCTGGCTATGATCGGCCGGGATTCCTTCCAGGAAGCCGATATTACCGGCATTACCATGCCCGTTACCAAGGCCAACTACCTGGTGAAAAGCATCAAGGACCTGGCGGCAACCATCCATGAGGCCTTCTACGTAGCCACTACCGGCCGGCCGGGGCCGGTCCTCATCGATATTCCCAAAGATATCACCACCCAGCGGGCGGCCTTTCACTACCCGCCCAGGTTACGCCTGCCCGGCTACCGTAGCCGGGTGGAACCCCATCCCCTGCAGGTAGCCCAGGCCGCTGCTGCTATTCAAGCTGCCGGGAAACCCCTGCTCTTTATCGGGGGCGGGGTGATTACTTCCGGGGCCCATGAAGAAGTGCGGCGGCTGGCCGAAGAGCAGGATATCCCCGTCATCATGAGCATGATGGGCAAGGGGGCCTTCCCGGAAACCCATCCCCTCTTTGTCGGCATGGTCGGGATGCACGGTACGGCCGCCGCCAACTACGCCGTCTGTGAGACGGACCTGATCATCGGCGTCGGTGTCCGCTTTGACGACAGGGTGACGGGGAAAGTTGAGGCCTTTGCCCCGAGATCGAAAATCATCCATATTGATATTGATGCCGCCGAGATCGGCAAAGTTGTCCCGGCCCATATCCCCATCGTCGCCGATGCCCGCCAGGCCCTCCAGGCCTTGCTGGCCAGGCTGCCTGAAAAAAGGGAGCACCCGGCCTGGCGCCAAAGAATACGGCGCTGGCAGGAAGAGCATCCCTTACGCTATGATGAGTGCGGCTTGAAGCCCCAGTATGTAATTGAGGAATTATATCGCTTAACCAGGGGCCGGGCCATTGTCAGCACCGACGTAGGCCAGCACCAGATGTGGGCGGTGCAGTATTACCCCCTGGAGCGACCGCGGGCCTTCCTCTCCTCCTGCGGCCTGGGGACTATGGGTTTTGGCGTCCCGGCAGCCATGGGAGCGGCTGTGGCCAGGCCGGATGAAACCGTCGTGGCCATTACCGGGGACGGCAGCTTCCAGATGAATATCCAGGAACTGGCCACCCTAAGCCATTATCGCATCCCGGTGAAAATTATCCTCCTCAATAACGGTTATCTCGGTATGGTGCGCCAGTGGCAGGAGTTCTTCTTTGACCGGCGCTACGCCTATTCCGAACTGGCCGGCAACCCGGATTTTGTCAAGGTGGCGGAAGCTTACCGGCTGCCGGCCCGGCGGGTGGCGGCCCGGGAGGAAGTCGTCCCGGCCCTGCAGGAGGCCCTGGAGACGGCTGGCCCCTTCCTGGTGGATATCTTAATTGACCGGGAAGAAAACGTCTTTCCCATGGTGCCCCCGGGTGGTACCCTGAACAAAATGGTGACGGGAGGTAGGCAGGAGTGA
- the ilvD gene encoding dihydroxy-acid dehydratase, protein MRSDAMKTGLARAPHRSLLKAMGLTDAEIERPLIGIVNAHNELIPGHIHLNTLAEAVKAGVRLAGGTPLEFPTIGVCDGLAMNHVGMKYSLASRELIADMIEVMAIAHPFDALVFIPNCDKIIPGMLMAAARLNIPSIFVSGGPMLAGRYQGRDISLSTMFEAVGATQAGRMTESELAELEDCACPGCGSCAGMFTANTMNCMTEALGMALPGSGTIPAVSAARVRLAKQAGMRIMELLEENIRPRDIMKPAAFHNAVAVDMALGGSTNTCLHLPAVAREAGVELDLSTFDAISRRTPQICKLSPAGSQHIQDLDEAGGIPAVMAELYRHGLIDGSNLTVTGKTVAENVSGREVKRREVIRPVEDPYSQEGGLAILYGNLAPEGAVVKKGAVLPEMMQHEGPARVFNSEEEAFAAIMGQRIKPGDVVVIRYEGPRGGPGMQEMLSPTAALAGMGLDSSVALITDGRFSGASRGASIGHVSPEAAAGGIIALVEEGDIIAIDIEARRLELKVPEEEIARRRARWQAPPPKITSGYLARYARMVGSGARGAVLE, encoded by the coding sequence ATGCGCAGCGACGCCATGAAAACAGGCCTGGCCAGGGCCCCCCACCGGTCGCTGTTAAAGGCCATGGGCCTGACGGACGCCGAGATAGAACGCCCGCTCATAGGAATTGTCAACGCCCATAACGAACTTATTCCCGGTCATATTCACTTAAATACCCTGGCCGAGGCAGTTAAGGCCGGGGTCCGCTTGGCCGGCGGGACGCCCCTGGAGTTTCCCACCATTGGTGTCTGCGACGGCCTGGCCATGAATCATGTGGGCATGAAGTATTCCCTGGCCAGCCGGGAACTCATTGCCGATATGATTGAAGTCATGGCCATTGCCCACCCCTTTGATGCCCTGGTATTTATCCCTAACTGTGATAAAATCATCCCGGGTATGCTGATGGCTGCGGCCCGTTTAAATATCCCGTCGATTTTTGTCAGCGGCGGCCCCATGCTGGCCGGCCGTTACCAGGGCCGCGATATTTCCTTAAGTACCATGTTTGAAGCTGTAGGTGCCACCCAGGCCGGTAGAATGACGGAAAGCGAACTGGCCGAACTGGAGGATTGCGCCTGCCCGGGCTGCGGTTCCTGCGCCGGGATGTTTACGGCCAATACCATGAACTGCATGACGGAAGCCCTGGGGATGGCCCTGCCGGGCAGTGGGACCATACCGGCCGTCAGCGCGGCCCGGGTGCGCCTGGCGAAGCAGGCCGGGATGCGCATTATGGAATTGCTGGAGGAAAATATCCGCCCCCGGGACATTATGAAGCCGGCGGCCTTTCACAACGCCGTGGCCGTCGATATGGCCCTTGGGGGCTCCACCAACACCTGCCTCCACCTGCCGGCCGTGGCCAGGGAAGCGGGCGTGGAGCTGGATTTGAGCACCTTCGACGCCATCAGCAGGCGGACGCCCCAGATCTGCAAGTTGAGCCCGGCCGGCAGCCAGCATATCCAGGACCTGGATGAAGCCGGCGGCATCCCGGCGGTGATGGCCGAGCTTTACCGCCATGGCCTGATTGATGGCAGCAACCTGACGGTAACCGGTAAAACGGTGGCAGAAAACGTTAGCGGCCGGGAGGTAAAGCGGCGGGAGGTAATCCGGCCCGTTGAGGATCCTTATAGCCAGGAAGGCGGCCTGGCCATCCTGTACGGGAACCTCGCCCCGGAAGGAGCGGTGGTGAAAAAGGGTGCCGTCCTGCCGGAGATGATGCAGCATGAAGGGCCGGCCCGGGTCTTTAACAGCGAAGAAGAAGCCTTTGCCGCCATTATGGGGCAACGGATTAAGCCCGGTGATGTCGTCGTTATCCGTTATGAAGGCCCCAGGGGTGGCCCGGGCATGCAGGAAATGCTCAGCCCTACAGCCGCCCTGGCCGGTATGGGCCTGGACAGCTCCGTGGCCTTGATTACCGACGGCCGCTTCTCGGGGGCCAGCCGCGGCGCCTCCATTGGCCATGTCTCGCCGGAGGCGGCGGCAGGGGGTATCATCGCCCTGGTGGAAGAAGGAGATATCATTGCCATTGATATTGAGGCCCGCAGGCTAGAGTTGAAGGTGCCGGAAGAAGAAATTGCCCGCCGCCGGGCCAGGTGGCAGGCACCGCCGCCGAAGATCACCAGCGGCTACCTGGCCCGCTATGCCCGGATGGTGGGCTCCGGGGCCAGGGGCGCGGTATTGGAGTAA
- the ilvE gene encoding branched-chain-amino-acid transaminase gives MGLIIYLDGQYVDEEEAKLSVFDHGLLYGDGVFEGIRAYHGRVFRLQAHIDRLYESARSINLDPGLTREEMTQVVLETCRRNNLRDAYIRLVVTRGKGDLGLDPRKCPRPSVFCIAAAIELYPAELYEKGLDLVTLGTRRNAPDALDPRIKSLNYLNNIIAKMEATRAGAPEGLFLNKEGYVAEATGDNIFIVKNGQLITPPPHVGLLEGITRNAVMELAAGAGIPVYEKVFTRHDVYTADECFLTGTAAEVIPVVKVDGRPIGNGQPGPITRDLIARFRELTRNDGPEIFA, from the coding sequence GTGGGGCTCATTATCTATCTTGATGGCCAGTATGTGGACGAAGAAGAGGCAAAGTTGTCTGTTTTCGATCACGGTTTACTCTACGGCGATGGGGTCTTTGAAGGGATCCGCGCCTACCACGGGCGGGTCTTCCGTTTGCAGGCCCATATTGACCGCCTTTATGAGTCCGCCCGGTCCATTAACCTTGACCCGGGCCTGACCAGGGAGGAAATGACGCAAGTAGTCCTGGAAACCTGCCGGCGCAATAATTTAAGGGATGCCTATATCCGCCTGGTAGTTACCCGGGGCAAAGGTGACCTGGGACTGGACCCCCGCAAGTGTCCCAGGCCTTCGGTTTTTTGTATTGCCGCAGCCATTGAACTCTACCCGGCGGAATTGTATGAAAAAGGCCTGGACCTGGTTACCCTGGGTACCCGCCGCAATGCTCCCGACGCCCTGGACCCGCGGATTAAATCCCTGAACTACCTGAATAATATCATCGCCAAAATGGAAGCCACCCGGGCGGGAGCCCCGGAAGGGTTATTTCTCAATAAAGAAGGCTATGTGGCCGAAGCTACCGGCGATAATATTTTTATCGTCAAAAACGGCCAGCTCATTACCCCGCCGCCCCATGTCGGCCTGCTGGAAGGCATTACCCGCAACGCGGTAATGGAACTGGCCGCCGGGGCGGGAATACCCGTTTACGAAAAGGTTTTTACCCGGCATGATGTTTACACGGCTGACGAATGCTTCCTGACAGGCACGGCGGCGGAAGTTATCCCTGTGGTTAAGGTAGACGGCCGTCCCATTGGCAACGGCCAGCCGGGACCCATTACTAGGGACCTTATTGCCAGGTTCAGGGAACTGACCAGAAACGACGGGCCGGAAATTTTTGCCTGA
- a CDS encoding L-lactate permease, with protein MALFFFSTIAEGKLRGGLLLQYFQNYNPLNNVFLSTVVAALPIVVLLYLLAIHPHKDKYGRTERGIFAPYAAISAAIVGILVAVLVMKMPVPSALSAFVMGAMYGLLPIGWIVFSAIFLYTMTLVTGKFEIVKNSVASISPDRRLQALLVAFSFGAFMEGAAGFGTPVAVAGALMVGLGFRPLTAAVICLIANTAPVAWGAIGTPILTLSNVSGIPAELITRMAGRQLPFFSIIVPFWLVATLVFMDKGKWKDVWEVWPATLVCGASFALTQYAMSQAGNVMLVDIASGIVSMVVTALFLKVWQPKHIIATEDALSGGEAAATSTVAVKKQQLPRYTTGELIQAWLPWVLLAAAVFLWGMGDWKAFLNKISAPKINMPYLHGLVFRTPPVAHGNKPELEAAIYTFNWLSAAGTGIMVAALISGFFVLRLTPAQWSETIRRTAARMKVPITVIATVVGLGYTTRYAGTDAILGLAFTRTGAAYPFFASMLGWLGVFLTGSDTSSNAMFGSLQRITAEQLGLNPVLIVTANSTGGVMGKMIDAQSIVVSTVACYEDQEEGMAAVGPIFRNVVWHSLALAILLSALIWLQAYVFTGMQVPFTP; from the coding sequence ATGGCTTTATTTTTCTTCTCCACTATTGCTGAGGGAAAATTGAGAGGAGGGTTATTATTGCAGTACTTCCAGAATTATAACCCGCTAAACAACGTCTTTTTATCTACCGTTGTGGCCGCCCTGCCCATTGTCGTCCTGCTGTACCTGCTGGCCATTCACCCCCATAAGGACAAGTATGGCCGGACCGAGCGGGGTATTTTTGCACCTTACGCAGCTATCAGCGCGGCTATTGTCGGCATCCTGGTGGCAGTACTGGTAATGAAGATGCCGGTGCCGTCAGCCCTGAGTGCTTTTGTCATGGGCGCCATGTATGGCCTGCTGCCCATTGGCTGGATCGTTTTTTCGGCAATTTTCCTTTATACCATGACCCTGGTAACGGGAAAATTTGAAATCGTCAAGAATAGCGTGGCCAGCATTTCCCCGGACCGGCGCCTGCAGGCTTTGCTGGTGGCCTTCAGCTTCGGCGCCTTCATGGAAGGTGCGGCCGGTTTCGGCACCCCGGTGGCTGTGGCCGGCGCTCTGATGGTGGGGTTGGGATTCCGGCCGTTGACCGCGGCCGTGATTTGCCTGATCGCCAACACGGCGCCGGTGGCGTGGGGGGCCATCGGCACCCCTATTCTTACTTTGAGCAATGTCAGCGGTATCCCCGCCGAGTTAATTACCAGGATGGCCGGGCGCCAGTTACCCTTTTTCTCGATCATCGTCCCCTTCTGGCTGGTAGCCACGCTGGTCTTTATGGATAAAGGCAAGTGGAAGGATGTCTGGGAGGTCTGGCCGGCCACCCTGGTCTGCGGCGCTTCCTTTGCTTTGACCCAGTATGCCATGTCCCAGGCCGGCAACGTCATGCTGGTGGATATTGCCAGCGGCATTGTCAGCATGGTGGTAACAGCCCTCTTCCTCAAAGTATGGCAGCCCAAGCATATTATTGCTACTGAAGATGCTCTTTCCGGCGGTGAAGCGGCGGCAACCAGTACCGTGGCCGTAAAGAAGCAACAGCTACCCAGGTATACAACCGGGGAGTTAATCCAGGCCTGGTTGCCCTGGGTACTGCTGGCGGCAGCAGTTTTCCTCTGGGGCATGGGCGATTGGAAAGCATTTCTTAATAAAATTTCCGCCCCCAAGATCAATATGCCCTATCTCCACGGTCTTGTTTTCCGCACGCCGCCTGTGGCCCACGGCAATAAGCCAGAACTGGAAGCGGCGATTTACACTTTTAACTGGCTGTCGGCCGCCGGTACCGGCATAATGGTGGCGGCGTTGATTTCCGGCTTCTTCGTGCTGCGGCTGACGCCGGCCCAGTGGTCGGAAACCATCCGGCGCACAGCGGCCCGCATGAAGGTGCCCATTACCGTTATCGCGACCGTCGTGGGCCTGGGTTATACCACCCGCTATGCGGGTACGGATGCTATCCTGGGCCTGGCCTTTACCAGGACGGGTGCAGCCTATCCCTTTTTTGCCTCCATGCTCGGCTGGCTGGGCGTGTTCCTGACCGGCAGCGATACTTCCTCCAATGCCATGTTCGGCAGCCTGCAGCGCATTACCGCCGAGCAGCTGGGCCTGAACCCGGTCCTCATAGTGACGGCCAACAGTACCGGCGGTGTTATGGGTAAGATGATTGACGCCCAGAGCATCGTGGTTTCCACGGTAGCCTGTTATGAAGACCAGGAAGAAGGGATGGCGGCAGTGGGGCCCATTTTCCGCAACGTGGTCTGGCACAGCCTGGCCCTGGCCATCCTTTTAAGTGCCCTGATCTGGCTGCAGGCTTACGTCTTTACAGGTATGCAGGTGCCCTTTACACCATAG
- a CDS encoding HD-GYP domain-containing protein → MRKLSVDSLKPGMVMARAIYSAEGQVLLNKGVVLKPSYIIRLKELGVPAVYIRDELLGDLEVEDIVSEQTRLAAVRAVKELFGNYQGWEKSHVPLLVDSARIQRIVSKLLEDLLDRQELMLNLTDIRALDDYTFAHSVNVCILALVTGLTLRYSREALLHLGVGALLHDIGKTCVPLHILNKPGKLTMEEYELVCRHARCGFDILRMQKGVSLISARVALEHHERYNGSGYPQGLKGQEIHEFARITGIVDVYDALTADRVYRRAYPPHEAYEMLAGSGNFTHDFEIVKAFLANVAAYPVGTLVQLNSGDIGVVTGTARGHSHRPRVRLLYRPSGEPYGEQLTLDLAVEMDYYVSHLLPAEALPLTCDLKVAEGDNEGYRVL, encoded by the coding sequence TTGCGCAAGCTATCGGTAGATAGTTTAAAACCGGGGATGGTGATGGCCCGGGCTATTTACAGTGCCGAAGGGCAGGTATTACTCAATAAAGGGGTAGTTTTAAAGCCCAGCTACATAATTCGCTTAAAAGAACTGGGCGTGCCGGCGGTATATATTCGCGATGAACTCCTGGGGGACCTGGAAGTAGAAGATATAGTCAGTGAGCAGACCCGCCTGGCAGCCGTCAGGGCCGTGAAGGAACTTTTCGGCAATTACCAGGGCTGGGAAAAGAGCCATGTGCCCCTGCTGGTAGATTCGGCCCGCATCCAGCGGATAGTTAGCAAATTGCTCGAGGACCTTTTAGACCGCCAGGAACTCATGCTGAATCTTACCGATATCCGCGCCCTGGATGATTATACCTTTGCCCATTCCGTTAATGTCTGTATTTTAGCCCTGGTTACCGGTTTAACCCTGCGTTACAGCCGCGAGGCCCTGCTGCACCTGGGCGTAGGAGCCCTGCTCCATGATATCGGTAAGACCTGTGTACCCCTGCATATCCTGAATAAACCCGGGAAGCTGACCATGGAGGAATATGAACTGGTCTGTCGCCATGCCCGGTGCGGTTTTGACATTCTCCGGATGCAAAAAGGTGTCAGCCTGATTTCAGCCCGGGTGGCTCTGGAACACCATGAGCGCTATAACGGCAGCGGCTATCCCCAGGGGTTAAAGGGGCAGGAAATCCATGAATTTGCCCGGATTACCGGTATAGTGGATGTTTATGATGCCCTGACGGCCGACCGGGTCTACCGCCGCGCCTACCCGCCCCATGAGGCCTACGAAATGCTGGCCGGGTCGGGCAATTTTACCCATGATTTCGAGATAGTTAAAGCTTTCCTGGCCAATGTAGCTGCCTACCCGGTGGGGACCCTGGTGCAGCTCAACAGCGGCGATATCGGTGTAGTTACGGGCACGGCCCGGGGACATTCGCACCGGCCCCGGGTACGCCTCCTTTACCGGCCTTCCGGAGAACCTTACGGCGAACAACTGACCCTTGACCTGGCGGTAGAAATGGACTATTATGTCAGCCATCTCCTGCCGGCGGAGGCTTTACCCTTAACCTGTGATCTCAAGGTTGCTGAGGGTGACAACGAGGGTTACCGGGTGTTATAA